In Lysinibacillus sp. 2017, the DNA window TTTCCTCATTCTCGAAAAGAGTCGAAATGATTTGGTAAATTGGAACGTCAACTTTGCCATCTAGTTGTTCAATATGATGAGTATACAAAAAGAAACCATCTACAAATGGTGACAGCTGTTCAATACATCGTTGTAATTCGACTGTACTTAAACTTTCATCCAATCGTGCGAAAATGGGGATATGTAATTTTTTTGTGATGACTAGTTGTAAGGCAGTTTTTAAAGGTACTTTTTCGCTTGTTTTAGAATAGGCAATCTGGTTTTGTTGCCAAACAGGTGGAATAACATTAGGCTGCTTTTGAAAAACAATAGGTCCAATTTCTAGAAAACCGAACCCAAGCTCCTGAAAGGCAACAGTTCCACATAATTGAGGGTCAAGTGAACTACTTAATCCAACTGGTGATTTGAAAAAAACCTTATTTACATTTTTATGTAATATTGAACTCGTTTCATTGTGTCCTAAAAATTCAATTAAATGCTTTCCGCCAGGGATAGAGGCAATTGTTTGCATGGAATGGTGGATAAAACGACGACTTTTTTTGGCTTCTAGTTTAGATAAAATGACTTTTTTTAAAGGATGATACGACCAATCTGGCAATTCAAATACACCTCGTTTCTCCAATTTACTCTACTATAGCATATGGTAAAGTAAAATTTGTATAAAAAAACAGCTCCTTAAATAAGCTAAGGAGCTGTATAAATTTATGCTCTTTTTGGAATTGCTTTTGCAGCCATTTCCTCATCAAAGTCATTTTCAGATTTCGATACAATCACACAAGCTACACCGTTACCGATTAAATTCGTTACAGCACGTGCTTCTGACATGAAGCGGTCAACACCGATTAATAGTGCGATTCCTTCAAGTGGTACCATTGGGAAGGCAGCAAGTGTTGCAGCTAATGTGATGAAGCCAGAACCTGTTACACCAGCAGCACCCTTAGATGTAATCATTAATACCCCTAAAAGCGTGATGATTTCAATCCATGATAGATCGACACCGTATGCTTGTGCAATGAAGAGTGCCGCCATCGATAAGTAAATGGATGTACCATCTAAGTTGAATGAATACCCTGTTGGAACAACCAGACCTACAACTTGTTTACCACAGCCTAAGTTTTCTAATTTACGCATCATTCCAGGTAAAGCAGATTCAGAAGAAGAAGTACCAATAACGACTAAAATTTCTTCTTTAATGTATCCGATAAAGCGGAAAATGTTGAAGCCCCAGTATTTAGCAATCAATCCTAATACAACGACAACGAATAAGAACATTGTGATGTATACAGCTGCCATTAACAGCCCGAGTGATTTTAACGAACCTAAACCGAAGTTACCTATTGTGTACGCCATTGCACCGAAGGCTCCGATAGGCGAGAACTTCATAACAATACCGACAATTTTGAAGAAGATTTCAGAAATTTGTTCAAAAAATGTAATAACAGGACGAGTCTTTTCTCCTAATGACGCTGCAGCGATACCGAATAGTACAGCGGCAAATAAAGTTGGAAGCAAAGCACCATCAGCTAAAGCGCCAACAAAGTTTTCTGGAATAATGTCATAGAAGAAGCCACTTAAACCAGCTTCACTATTTGCTTCAGCGGCCGATGTGTATTTTGAAATATCTGTATCACCTGCATGTGAAGTATCAATTCCAGCACCCGCATTAATGACAACAGCAACCATGATTCCAATTGCAAGAGCGATTGTAGATACGATTTCAAAGTAAAGTAATGCTTTACCGCCGATTTTACCAACCTTTTTCATATCACCCATGCCACCAATACCGATGACAACTGTTAAGAAGATAATTGGAGCAATTAACATTTTGATTAATTTAATGAATAAGTCAGCTAAAATTTTTAAGCTTGCACCAAACTCTGGCCAAATTGCACCAACGATAACACCTAAAATAATAGCAACAATGACTTGGACTGTTAAATTTTTTAGTAATTTCACTTTTGCTTCCTCCTAATTTTTATGTATGATAACGTTTACATTTGCAATCATAACGTATGATTATTCAAAATATTACTTTTGATAATAAAAAACTTATCGTTCATTTTGTTCAATATTTAATGAAAATCTGACGAAACCTTGATATGTAAGTGTTTCCGTTGTTATAATACTGTTTTGATTAGAAGGGAAGTTGTACTATAACAAAATAAAAAACTACTTATTTACATAAGTAGTTGGATATTGTTCATTTTGTTCAGTTATTCAAGCGTATTAATTTCCCTGCGGAGCTGCGATAAGTAGCCTTTCGCAGTCAATTTTTCATACGACTTATAAATGGGGTGTAATGCTTGCTTCCAGTGATTTAGTTGCTCTGCTGATAATGCCTGTATTTGAACTTGGTTTATACTTCTTAATTGCTTTAAGTTTTCTTTATTTAGTGCGATTGCCTGATCATGCTGCCATTGCTGCATTTCATCAAGGGAATCTTCTATTATTTTTTGTTGTTTGTTATTTAAGGATTCCCAAAAGTCTTCGTTCATTAAGACGCTATACGCAAGTATCCCATGATTGGATAATGTGATATTAGGTTGCATCGCATAATAGCCTTTTGAATATAAATTTGAAATTGTATTTTCCTGTGCCAGTATTTCGTTATTTTGACTCGCTGCGTACAAATCATTAAATGTTGTTACAATCGGTTTTGCCTTTAATAAAGTAAATTGCTCTTTTAAAATAGTACTAGGCATCGAACGAATGGATAGATTATTAAAATCTTCAACCTCTAATAAAGGTGTGGATTGCGAAGCCATTTGTTTAAAGCCATTATGCCAAAATGTTAACCCATGAATGTCTATCGAATTTAATTCATGTAATAAATTTTTGCTAAGCTCTCCATGAAGCACTTCGTAAACTTGTTCATCATTTTCAAATATAAAAGGTAAATCGAGCACTTGCCAAGAAGGAAGGGACTCTGTCATTTTTGAAATCGTTGGTGCAATCATTTCAATATCGCCTTGTTTGAGCGCGGATAATTCATTTTCATCATTATATAAAATACCATTAGGGAAAATTTGTACAATCATTTTGCCATCTGATTTTTCTTTCACGAGCTCGGCAAATTTGGTTGCGGCAATTCCCTTAGGTGTATTCTCAGCGACTACGTGACTAAAATTAATAATAATTTGGTCATCAAGTCCAATTTGTTCGTCGTCATAGGGTAATTCTTTTTGGTTCCACACATCTAAACGAAAAGAAATCGAAACGACTAAAACAGTAATGGTAATCAATGCCGTAATTACATAAAAGCGCAAAAATATCTCCCCATTTGTCCTAAAATTTTTCTTGAATATTGTACAATAAGTTTATAATTAAATGTTGTCTAGTATAGTATATCGCAAAAAAGGGGCACAAAATGAAAATTAAACAATTAACGATGAATGGCAAAATTGTGCTACTTACTTTTTTTATTATTGCCTTTTCCTTTTTAGTAGCTGGAATTATGCTGCTAAGTAATCTAGTACAAGAACATGAAGAGACATTAGGTCAACGCGCAATGCTAATTGCACGAACAATCTCTGATTTACCTGATATTCAAACGCAACTTGAGCAGAATGATTTGCAAGTAGCGCAAAATAATATTGATAAAATGGTTCACGAGATAAAAATTATCAATAAAGCTGAATATATTGTTGTGATGAATATGGATCGGATTAAATTATCTCATCCATCACCAGATCAACTTGGTCGAAAAAGTAACTCGACAGATATTCATGCAGCATTTAGTGAAAATTATTATATTTCAAAAGCAGTTGGCGAACAAGGGAAGATGATCCGCGCATTTGTACCAATATTGAATGATCAAAAAGTTCAAATTGGGGTTGTTGTAGTAGGTTTTAAATTACCTACATTTAGTAATCTTATCGTTGAAAATTTAAATGCAATACTTCTGACAGCTTTTCTATCGATGCTATTTAGCATTTGGGGAGCGCATACACTTGGACGTCATATTAAGCGTCAAATGTTTGGATTAGAGCCCCAGGAAATTGCGAAAGTATATGTAGAACGTACCGAAACATTCAATGCCATGCATGAAGGAATTATTGCAGTCGATAAACATATGGTCATTACCATTTTCAATAAAAAAGCGAGCCGTATTTTAGGGGTTGGAGGGAATCCCAAAAAGTACATTGGAAAAAATATTTATGATGTCCTACCGGATACACGTTTGCCTGAAATTGTTGAAAGTGGACGAGCCGTGTATAACCAAGAAATTTACGTGAACGAACATAGTATTTTAAGTAATCGTATTCCGATTTTCGTCAATGGTAAAACAGCTGGTGCTGTGGCAGTGTTTAAAGATTTAACGGAATTTAAACAGCTTGCAGAGGAATTAACAGGTGTCAAAGCGTTTGTGCAGGCACTTCGTATTCAGACACATGAATATAAAAATAAACTGCATACCATTGCAGGGTTACTGCAACTTGGTCATAACCAACAAGCACTTGATTATTTATCACAAGTAAAAATTGAACACGATCAAGTAACGAAATTTTTAAATGAACGTATATACAACGAGAATATTTCTGGTTTATTACTTAGTAAAATTAGCCGAGGAAATGAGCTGGGCATTCAAGTGACAATTGATGAAGAAAGTCAGTTAACAAGATTTCCAGAGCTGCTAGACCATCATGATTTTGTTTTATTATTCGGGAACTTAATTGAAAATGCTTTTGATGCGCTCGTTGGACTTGAAAGAGAGCAAAAGGAAGTATCGATTTCAATTGATGATAATGACGGCATGCTAGCAATTATGGTATCGGATAACGGTGTCGGCATACCAGAAGAAAATATGGATAGTATTTTTGAAAATGGTTTTTCAACTAAGCAAAATGAAAACCGTGGAATTGGTTTATTTTTAATTCAGGAGATTGTGAAAAAAGGTAATGGTACAATAGAAATAACGAGTGAGGTAGGAAAAGGAACGACATTTATTCTCACATTTGAGTTTTAGAGAGGGGCAAATAGCTTGAAGATCATTCAAGTTTTATTAGTAGAAGACGACCCAATGGTGCGTGAAGTAAACCGCCAATTTATCGAGCGAGTAGATGGATTTAAAGTAATCGATATGGCGTCAGATGGCATTAAAGGTATTGAAAAAATAAAAAATTTAACACCTGATTTAGTTGTGATGGATATTTTTATGCCCGAACAGGATGGCATTGAAACGTTGCGTCAAATTCGCAACGAAAATTTAACGGTTGATTGCATTTCTGTAACGGCAGCAAATGATGTACAAACGATTCAACAAATTTTGCATTTAGGTGTATTTGATTACATTATGAAGCCATTTACATTTGAACGTATGGAGCAAACACTCATACATTACCGTCAGTTTAAAGAGAAAATGGACTCAGCAAAAGATGTTACGCAAGCGGAATTAGATGAAATGATTGGCCAAGTTTGGCAGCAAAAAGAAGAATCTGTTTTAGAAAGCACGTTTACACAAGTGCTACCAAAAGGTTTTAATCGAGCAACAATGGATAAAGTACTAGTGTTTTTAAAACAATCAGCAGGTGGCGCATCTGCTGACGATGTAGCATCAGGTATTGGTGTTGCACGTGTAACGGCAAGACGTTATTTAGACTATATGGAAAAAAGCCATCTGATCCATGTCGATATTCAGTACGGCAGTGTTGGAAGACCAATCAATCAATATTTCATTAAAGAATAAAAAAGCAGAAGCACTTAGATAATGACAAGTGCTTCTGCTTTTTGTATTAGTAAGGCATAATTTTATCAACAGGTTTGGGTGTTTTGATTTTCGGTAGAATTTTGTCTAGTGTAACCGAACGCTCAAGACTATACGTAGCAGGGTCATTTTTATCGAATTTTTCTAAAAATGCGATGACCTCTTTTACGATTGGTGTTGGTGTAGAAGCACCAGCTGTAACCGCGACCGTTTCGACATTTTCAAGCCATTCGATTTTTAGCTCAGAAAGGTCTGAAATACGGTAAGATGATGTACCTGCAATTTCCACAGATACTTGTGTTAAACGGTTTGAGTTGTTTGATTTTGGATCACCAACAACGATTAAAAGGTCCGCAACACCAGCCTGTTTAGCTACCGCTTCTTGACGTACTTGTGTGGCTAAGCAAATTTCTTTATGCACTTCGATATGTGGGAACTTTTCTTTTAGGCTATCCATTAAGAAAGCAACGTCCCATTGACTCATTGTCGTTTGATTTGTTACGAGAATTTTTTCGTTATTAAATGATAAATTTTCAATATCATTCATCGATTGAACAAGGTGAACACGGTCAGGAGCGACACCAATTGCCCCTTCAGGCTCAGGGTGATTTCTCTTCCCAATGTAAATAATATCATAACCCTCAGCCGTTTTTTCACGGATTAGGTCATGTGTTACCGTTACGTCTGGGCAAGTTGCATCGATAGAAACAAGTCCTTTACGTTTCGCAATTTCACGAATTTCAGGAGAAACCCCGTGTGCTGTAAAGATAACCGTTCCTTCTTCAACTTGTTCGATTATATCTTTACGGTTTTCACCATCAAGTGTAATAATACCGTCTTGTTCGAACGCATCTGTGACATGTTTATTATGGACAATCATACCTAATATGTAGATTGGTCTTGGTAAAGTTTTGTCAAGTGCTGCATTACGCGCAATGATCATCGCATCCACAACACCATAGCAATAACCACGAGGATTAATTTTAATTACTTTCATTTTTGTTCGAAACTCCTTTCAAAGCTCAGTACCTTTATTATATAGGACGTTCATGCTTTATACAAAGTTCGATTACTGTTTTGTATGCTAAACTGATTTCACAATAATACTAGAGGAAATTAACAGATGATACATATCAACTAATAATCGATTACTTCAAAGCACCTCTGAAGGCGATTTGAGTGAAATGCGTAAATACAGAGTGAAGCTAAAAGAAAAGTAAAGAAGGAATAAGTCAAGAAATGTTCATCATTTAACCTGACATTCATTATTTACAGAGCGTATTCTCCTATTGCTACCTTTTCATTGTGTATAATAATGGCAATGAATAGCGGGAAATCGGGGGAAACTAAATGGCTTTTTCATTTTTTAAGCGCAATAAAGAAAAATCATTAAAAAACCAGGTGGAATTTTGCATGACCAATTTATCACTAGGTGCAGCCGATGCTTATGATGTGCTCGTTGAAAGAGAAGACGTTGAAATTACTGAATCTGGCTGTACATCAAACTGTGAAATTTGTGAATGTCACCTTTTTGCGATTGTAAATGGGGAACTTTTGAAGGCACAAGATGCGAATGAATTAGTGAAGATTATTCAAGAAGAATTAGAAATGAATTCGATAGCGTTTTAAGTGAAAAGACATGTCCCCTTATTGGATAGGACATGTTTTTTTATTAGTCTCGATATTCTTCAAAATTTTCAACATAAAGTGTCACATGTCCACAAACGGTACAAACAGCTGCCTTTAAATAGTTTTGTGTGTTTTTAAATAAACCTTTGCGCTTTTTTTGTACATAAACGCCATGTGTAGATTCTAATGTACAGCCCATTTCCATATGAGAATGACAATCTGGACAATTCCGAACCATATGTATCCCAACTTTCTAAATAATTTACTTGTACTTTTTTATACGAATTTACGACAATTTTGTTTCAAAATGTTGAAAAAAGAAGAGAAATTTCCCATTCACTCATTTTTTCAGCTATCATAAGAATGTGAGGTGAAATGATGATATTTGTATTCGATTTAGATGGAACGATTTGTTTTAGTGGCGCGCCTTTAGATAAAAAAATTGTTGGCGCATTACATACGATAATCGAGCAAGGACATGAAGTGATTTTCGCATCGGCTCGTCCGATTCGTGATATGCTTCCGGTCATTCCAACGTCGCTTCAAACATGCCGTATGATTGGCAGTAACGGGGCATTTACATATGTAGACGGATTTATCGAGGTGGAGTTTTTACATTCAAGTATTCAATCGCAAATTGTTGAGTTAGTGGAATCGCACGAATTAGCTTATTTAGCAGACAGTGATTGGAATTATGCTTATACGGGAAGTAAAAACCATCCAATGTATAGTGGCATTGATAGTGAGAAAAAGGCTGAAAAAGTGTCCATTCATGAATTAACAGGCTTTTCAAAAGTTTTGCTATTTGATCCACCAACGAGCGTGAAGAACTTTGTTAAAACGCTTCCAGTTACAACATTTGAATACACAGAAGAGAAAATTCTAGACATATGTTCGCCAAATCTAAATAAAATTAAAGGCTTGGAACGATTAGGTGTTACACATT includes these proteins:
- a CDS encoding sensor histidine kinase, whose product is MKIKQLTMNGKIVLLTFFIIAFSFLVAGIMLLSNLVQEHEETLGQRAMLIARTISDLPDIQTQLEQNDLQVAQNNIDKMVHEIKIINKAEYIVVMNMDRIKLSHPSPDQLGRKSNSTDIHAAFSENYYISKAVGEQGKMIRAFVPILNDQKVQIGVVVVGFKLPTFSNLIVENLNAILLTAFLSMLFSIWGAHTLGRHIKRQMFGLEPQEIAKVYVERTETFNAMHEGIIAVDKHMVITIFNKKASRILGVGGNPKKYIGKNIYDVLPDTRLPEIVESGRAVYNQEIYVNEHSILSNRIPIFVNGKTAGAVAVFKDLTEFKQLAEELTGVKAFVQALRIQTHEYKNKLHTIAGLLQLGHNQQALDYLSQVKIEHDQVTKFLNERIYNENISGLLLSKISRGNELGIQVTIDEESQLTRFPELLDHHDFVLLFGNLIENAFDALVGLEREQKEVSISIDDNDGMLAIMVSDNGVGIPEENMDSIFENGFSTKQNENRGIGLFLIQEIVKKGNGTIEITSEVGKGTTFILTFEF
- a CDS encoding DUF1450 domain-containing protein, which produces MAFSFFKRNKEKSLKNQVEFCMTNLSLGAADAYDVLVEREDVEITESGCTSNCEICECHLFAIVNGELLKAQDANELVKIIQEELEMNSIAF
- a CDS encoding response regulator produces the protein MKIIQVLLVEDDPMVREVNRQFIERVDGFKVIDMASDGIKGIEKIKNLTPDLVVMDIFMPEQDGIETLRQIRNENLTVDCISVTAANDVQTIQQILHLGVFDYIMKPFTFERMEQTLIHYRQFKEKMDSAKDVTQAELDEMIGQVWQQKEESVLESTFTQVLPKGFNRATMDKVLVFLKQSAGGASADDVASGIGVARVTARRYLDYMEKSHLIHVDIQYGSVGRPINQYFIKE
- a CDS encoding DctP family TRAP transporter solute-binding subunit; amino-acid sequence: MRFYVITALITITVLVVSISFRLDVWNQKELPYDDEQIGLDDQIIINFSHVVAENTPKGIAATKFAELVKEKSDGKMIVQIFPNGILYNDENELSALKQGDIEMIAPTISKMTESLPSWQVLDLPFIFENDEQVYEVLHGELSKNLLHELNSIDIHGLTFWHNGFKQMASQSTPLLEVEDFNNLSIRSMPSTILKEQFTLLKAKPIVTTFNDLYAASQNNEILAQENTISNLYSKGYYAMQPNITLSNHGILAYSVLMNEDFWESLNNKQQKIIEDSLDEMQQWQHDQAIALNKENLKQLRSINQVQIQALSAEQLNHWKQALHPIYKSYEKLTAKGYLSQLRREINTLE
- the dctA gene encoding C4-dicarboxylate transporter DctA, whose protein sequence is MKLLKNLTVQVIVAIILGVIVGAIWPEFGASLKILADLFIKLIKMLIAPIIFLTVVIGIGGMGDMKKVGKIGGKALLYFEIVSTIALAIGIMVAVVINAGAGIDTSHAGDTDISKYTSAAEANSEAGLSGFFYDIIPENFVGALADGALLPTLFAAVLFGIAAASLGEKTRPVITFFEQISEIFFKIVGIVMKFSPIGAFGAMAYTIGNFGLGSLKSLGLLMAAVYITMFLFVVVVLGLIAKYWGFNIFRFIGYIKEEILVVIGTSSSESALPGMMRKLENLGCGKQVVGLVVPTGYSFNLDGTSIYLSMAALFIAQAYGVDLSWIEIITLLGVLMITSKGAAGVTGSGFITLAATLAAFPMVPLEGIALLIGVDRFMSEARAVTNLIGNGVACVIVSKSENDFDEEMAAKAIPKRA
- a CDS encoding 4-hydroxy-3-methylbut-2-enyl diphosphate reductase, which translates into the protein MKVIKINPRGYCYGVVDAMIIARNAALDKTLPRPIYILGMIVHNKHVTDAFEQDGIITLDGENRKDIIEQVEEGTVIFTAHGVSPEIREIAKRKGLVSIDATCPDVTVTHDLIREKTAEGYDIIYIGKRNHPEPEGAIGVAPDRVHLVQSMNDIENLSFNNEKILVTNQTTMSQWDVAFLMDSLKEKFPHIEVHKEICLATQVRQEAVAKQAGVADLLIVVGDPKSNNSNRLTQVSVEIAGTSSYRISDLSELKIEWLENVETVAVTAGASTPTPIVKEVIAFLEKFDKNDPATYSLERSVTLDKILPKIKTPKPVDKIMPY
- a CDS encoding HAD-IIB family hydrolase — protein: MIFVFDLDGTICFSGAPLDKKIVGALHTIIEQGHEVIFASARPIRDMLPVIPTSLQTCRMIGSNGAFTYVDGFIEVEFLHSSIQSQIVELVESHELAYLADSDWNYAYTGSKNHPMYSGIDSEKKAEKVSIHELTGFSKVLLFDPPTSVKNFVKTLPVTTFEYTEEKILDICSPNLNKIKGLERLGVTHYIAFGNDVNDLLMFKQASHSVCVGMHSVGNHATERIAQHDVHVKIVELGQKWPIS